A window of Christiangramia forsetii KT0803 contains these coding sequences:
- a CDS encoding NAD(P)/FAD-dependent oxidoreductase, with protein sequence MSHIVIIGNGISGITAARHIRKRSDHRITVVSGESDYFFSRTALMYVYMGHMKWDHLKPYEDWFWEKNRIELKKAWVEQIDFKKKKLRFSSGEPLEYDKLVIATGSVYNKFGWEGQDLKGVQGLVTKQDLIELEENTPYTKKAVIIGGGLIGVELAEMLRTRKIEVTFLVREKAFWSSVLPLPNAKLISDHIKSHGVDLRHNTELDKILSDENGRVRAVKTKDGKEIDCQLVGLCAGVRPNIDFLKDSDLETDKGILVNEFLETNIPDVYSIGDCAQQKTTIGLRKPVEAVWYTGRIMGETLAYTLTGERTAYQPGNWFNSAKFFDIEYQTYGWVWPRPKNNEQHFHWQHESGLKAITISYNSEINEFLGVNTFGIRMRQEVINLWLDEHRKIDHVLANLKLANFDPEFYDRHEKEIFRSFKNNLEKAY encoded by the coding sequence ATGAGTCATATTGTAATTATTGGTAACGGAATTTCAGGGATCACTGCTGCGAGGCATATCCGGAAACGTTCCGATCACAGGATTACTGTGGTTTCAGGCGAATCAGATTATTTTTTTTCCCGTACCGCCCTAATGTATGTATATATGGGACATATGAAGTGGGACCACTTAAAACCTTATGAAGACTGGTTTTGGGAGAAGAATAGAATTGAATTAAAGAAAGCCTGGGTAGAACAAATAGATTTTAAGAAAAAGAAATTGCGTTTTTCTTCGGGAGAGCCTTTGGAATATGATAAGCTCGTAATTGCCACAGGTTCTGTTTATAATAAATTTGGTTGGGAGGGACAGGATCTTAAAGGAGTTCAGGGACTGGTTACGAAACAGGACCTTATTGAACTCGAAGAGAATACTCCTTATACAAAAAAAGCCGTTATCATTGGAGGAGGTTTAATTGGTGTTGAGCTTGCTGAAATGCTTAGGACTCGTAAGATAGAAGTTACTTTTTTGGTTCGTGAAAAAGCTTTTTGGAGTAGTGTATTACCGCTTCCAAATGCAAAGCTGATTTCAGACCATATTAAGTCTCATGGGGTAGATCTAAGGCATAATACCGAATTGGATAAAATTCTTTCCGATGAAAATGGAAGAGTAAGAGCTGTGAAAACTAAAGATGGCAAAGAAATAGACTGTCAGCTTGTAGGGCTTTGCGCGGGAGTACGACCTAATATAGACTTTTTAAAAGATTCAGATTTGGAAACCGATAAGGGTATCTTGGTAAATGAATTTCTGGAAACCAATATTCCAGACGTTTATTCTATTGGGGATTGCGCTCAACAAAAAACGACCATAGGTTTAAGAAAACCAGTGGAAGCTGTGTGGTATACAGGGAGAATCATGGGGGAGACACTTGCCTATACTTTAACCGGAGAGCGAACCGCCTATCAACCGGGAAATTGGTTTAATTCAGCTAAATTTTTTGATATAGAGTATCAAACTTATGGCTGGGTTTGGCCGAGGCCGAAAAACAATGAACAACACTTTCACTGGCAACATGAGTCGGGATTAAAAGCCATTACCATTTCCTATAATTCTGAAATCAATGAATTTTTGGGTGTTAACACCTTCGGAATACGAATGAGACAGGAAGTGATAAACCTATGGCTGGACGAACATCGAAAGATAGATCATGTTCTTGCAAACCTGAAACTTGCAAATTTTGATCCCGAGTTTTACGACCGACACGAAAAAGAGATTTTCAGAAGTTTTAAAAATAATTTAGAGAAAGCATACTAA
- a CDS encoding 4Fe-4S binding protein, with protein MSRIEHNMALTGEAPKAINTQQKLATFLGMAGLIILLLASLNINFPNKILWLSISLLSIITGIVWFAQAAYADTHPGIKNDGVWFKSMTNRGYLAWIAGIALTGFYIVLYFYPQFIGLRAEGDNVGLIALFDPLSNLLSGNPASQWFVYGTLYTIAITAFGVKFFLKYRHNRYEKIRTVSVMFFQTSFAFLIPEFMSRLNGKGFSLPYYDLKNIWPLNYYNFEQYRVDDFISAGNIGLALLLFGIASIFIITPILTYKYGKRWYCSWVCGCGGLAETAGDPYRHLSDKSQFAWKVERWVVHSVLVFVVVMTTAVVYSYLGDDPAKYWLTRDVFLIGVGVFLTLLFAAIWHFKREELEKDARYGAIGYLVIILSLIGFHYMSGNNLFLFNAETLRSTYGFLIGAIFSGVIGTGFYPIFGNRVWCRFGCPMAAILGLQQRLFSKFRITTNGGQCISCGNCSTYCEMGIDVRAYAQKGQNIVRSSCVGCGICSAVCPRGVLKLENGSQKNRIDSEDGILGDNVDLLDLINQKSK; from the coding sequence ATGAGTAGAATTGAACATAATATGGCGCTTACCGGAGAAGCTCCCAAAGCTATTAATACCCAACAAAAGCTCGCTACTTTTTTAGGAATGGCTGGTCTTATCATCCTTCTCCTTGCTTCTTTGAATATAAATTTTCCGAATAAAATTTTGTGGTTAAGTATTTCTTTACTTTCCATAATTACCGGAATTGTTTGGTTTGCCCAGGCTGCTTATGCAGATACACATCCGGGGATCAAAAATGATGGAGTGTGGTTCAAGTCAATGACCAATAGGGGTTACCTAGCCTGGATTGCAGGTATCGCACTCACCGGTTTTTATATTGTTCTTTATTTTTATCCTCAATTTATTGGTTTAAGGGCAGAAGGTGATAATGTAGGTTTAATTGCATTATTTGATCCTTTAAGTAACCTATTAAGCGGAAATCCCGCCAGCCAGTGGTTTGTTTATGGAACCTTATATACGATTGCCATTACTGCTTTCGGGGTAAAGTTTTTCTTAAAATACCGGCATAATAGATATGAAAAGATCAGAACGGTTTCTGTTATGTTTTTCCAGACGTCTTTCGCCTTTCTTATTCCGGAGTTTATGTCGAGATTGAATGGTAAAGGCTTTTCCCTGCCCTATTATGATCTTAAGAATATATGGCCGCTCAATTATTATAATTTTGAACAATATCGCGTAGATGATTTTATTTCTGCAGGGAATATTGGATTGGCGTTATTACTATTCGGGATCGCTTCCATCTTTATAATTACCCCAATTCTAACTTATAAATATGGGAAACGCTGGTACTGTAGCTGGGTTTGTGGTTGTGGAGGTCTGGCTGAAACCGCCGGAGACCCTTACCGTCATTTATCAGATAAAAGCCAGTTTGCCTGGAAAGTAGAAAGATGGGTGGTGCATAGCGTACTGGTTTTTGTAGTGGTAATGACTACCGCTGTTGTTTATTCTTATCTGGGAGACGATCCCGCAAAGTACTGGCTCACAAGGGATGTTTTTCTCATTGGAGTGGGGGTGTTTCTTACTTTACTTTTTGCTGCTATCTGGCATTTTAAGAGAGAAGAACTTGAAAAAGATGCCCGGTATGGCGCAATTGGTTATCTGGTGATTATTCTTTCACTAATCGGTTTTCATTATATGAGCGGAAATAATTTGTTCCTGTTTAATGCTGAAACCCTTAGATCAACCTATGGATTCCTGATTGGAGCGATATTCAGCGGAGTTATTGGTACAGGTTTTTATCCAATCTTCGGAAACAGGGTTTGGTGTAGATTTGGTTGCCCAATGGCAGCGATTCTTGGGTTACAACAAAGGTTGTTTTCAAAATTCCGAATCACCACGAATGGCGGGCAGTGTATTTCCTGCGGAAATTGTTCTACTTACTGTGAAATGGGAATTGATGTTAGGGCATATGCACAGAAAGGTCAGAATATTGTAAGATCCAGTTGCGTTGGTTGCGGAATTTGTTCAGCAGTTTGTCCAAGAGGAGTACTGAAACTCGAAAATGGATCGCAAAAAAATAGGATTGATTCTGAAGATGGTATCTTAGGCGATAATGTAGATCTTCTGGATCTAATCAATCAAAAAAGTAAATAA
- a CDS encoding glycosyltransferase family 2 protein: protein MHTPVPLIIKVIIPAFNEAESISHVISEIPDSVDEVIVVSNNSTDETEANAESAGATVLTEAQKGYGYACLKGMDYISKQNQKPDIIVFLDGDYSDYPDEMSKIVDPIINDDKDFVVGARVDEWREKGSMTLPQRFGNKLATTLMKLFFNSRFTDLGPFRAIKYEKLLQLNMQDKTYGWTVEMQLKALRQNLSYAEVPVHYKNRIGVSKVSGTIKGAIFAGVKILGWIFKYSFK from the coding sequence TTGCATACCCCAGTGCCACTTATTATCAAGGTAATTATTCCCGCATTTAATGAAGCTGAATCGATTTCGCATGTGATTTCGGAAATTCCGGATTCAGTAGATGAGGTAATCGTGGTTAGTAATAATTCCACAGATGAGACTGAAGCGAATGCTGAAAGCGCAGGTGCCACGGTATTAACTGAAGCTCAAAAAGGTTATGGTTATGCCTGCTTAAAAGGGATGGATTATATTTCTAAACAAAACCAGAAACCTGATATTATCGTATTTCTTGATGGTGATTATTCCGATTATCCTGATGAGATGTCCAAAATTGTAGATCCAATTATCAATGATGATAAAGATTTTGTAGTAGGGGCAAGAGTTGATGAATGGAGAGAAAAAGGTTCCATGACGCTTCCTCAGAGATTTGGAAACAAACTGGCGACCACATTAATGAAGTTATTCTTCAATTCCAGGTTTACAGATCTTGGTCCATTTAGAGCGATAAAGTATGAAAAATTGCTTCAGCTAAATATGCAAGACAAAACTTACGGGTGGACGGTTGAAATGCAATTGAAAGCTTTACGACAAAATTTAAGTTATGCTGAGGTTCCTGTGCATTATAAAAATAGGATTGGTGTTTCAAAAGTTTCAGGAACCATCAAAGGTGCTATCTTTGCCGGCGTGAAGATTCTTGGTTGGATTTTTAAATACAGTTTTAAATGA
- a CDS encoding cellulose synthase family protein: MIDLAVIIIYTLALLAIFVYSLSQLHLLINYLKATKATDDAEKFDFSEDKLPIVTIQLPLYNEYYVVERLLKNIGKINYPKDKLEIQVLDDSTDHSIDKTSEIILELQNSGLDIQHIRRENRTGFKAGALKEGLKIAKGEFVAVFDSDFVPGENWLMQTLPYFKNPKIGVVQTRWGHLNRDYSLLTRIQAFALDFHFILEQTGRNFGRNFINFNGTAGIWRKECILDAGNWSGDTLTEDLDLSYRAQMKNWEFKYLENVETPAELPVVISAARSQQFRWNKGAAENFKKNYGKLWKDKSVSFSTKFHGFFHLLNSSMFLIVLLLGILSVPVLYIKNNNPDFSWYFNVLATFATSTFIFFACYYVAYSRIHGAGFKSFLKFIGMFITFFSIAMGFSVHNSLAVLEGHFGKKSEFIRTPKFNLNSVKDSWKGNKYLSNQFSKNIILEGLLFLYFGFAIWSAFKLNDFGLLIFHLMLFTGFGFVFFKSLRA; encoded by the coding sequence ATGATCGATTTAGCGGTAATTATAATTTATACACTAGCCTTACTCGCTATTTTTGTTTATAGCCTCTCCCAGCTTCATTTATTAATCAATTATTTAAAGGCAACCAAAGCTACTGATGATGCTGAAAAGTTTGATTTTTCAGAAGATAAATTGCCCATAGTTACAATCCAGCTTCCACTTTATAACGAATATTATGTCGTGGAAAGACTTCTGAAAAATATAGGGAAGATCAATTATCCCAAAGATAAATTGGAGATCCAGGTTTTAGATGATTCTACCGATCATTCTATTGATAAAACTTCAGAAATCATTCTGGAGCTTCAAAATTCAGGTCTCGATATTCAACATATAAGAAGAGAAAATAGAACCGGTTTTAAAGCAGGTGCATTAAAAGAAGGCTTGAAAATAGCTAAAGGGGAATTTGTTGCCGTTTTCGATTCCGATTTTGTTCCAGGTGAAAACTGGCTTATGCAAACACTTCCTTATTTTAAAAATCCAAAAATAGGAGTAGTCCAAACCCGCTGGGGTCACTTAAATAGAGATTATTCTTTGCTTACCAGAATTCAGGCTTTTGCGCTGGACTTTCATTTTATTCTGGAGCAAACAGGTAGAAATTTTGGAAGAAATTTTATCAATTTCAATGGCACTGCGGGAATTTGGAGAAAAGAGTGTATTCTGGATGCCGGTAACTGGAGTGGGGATACTTTAACCGAAGATCTTGATCTAAGTTATCGTGCCCAAATGAAAAACTGGGAATTCAAATATCTTGAAAATGTGGAAACTCCAGCTGAACTTCCCGTAGTAATTAGTGCGGCGAGAAGTCAGCAATTTAGATGGAATAAAGGAGCTGCAGAGAACTTTAAGAAGAATTACGGGAAATTATGGAAGGATAAATCGGTTTCTTTTAGTACCAAATTTCATGGCTTTTTTCATTTATTGAATTCCAGTATGTTTCTAATAGTTTTGCTATTAGGGATTTTGAGCGTTCCGGTGCTTTATATCAAAAATAACAACCCGGACTTTTCGTGGTATTTCAATGTGCTGGCAACTTTTGCGACCAGTACTTTTATATTTTTTGCTTGTTATTACGTAGCCTATTCAAGAATTCATGGTGCCGGTTTTAAAAGTTTTTTGAAATTTATAGGCATGTTTATTACGTTCTTTTCTATTGCTATGGGTTTTTCTGTTCACAATTCACTGGCAGTACTGGAAGGACATTTTGGAAAGAAATCTGAATTTATTAGAACTCCAAAGTTCAATCTTAATTCCGTCAAAGATTCCTGGAAGGGAAATAAATATTTAAGCAATCAGTTTTCAAAAAATATAATTTTAGAAGGACTCTTGTTTCTTTATTTTGGCTTTGCCATATGGAGTGCCTTTAAGTTGAATGATTTTGGCCTGTTGATCTTTCATTTAATGTTATTTACAGGTTTTGGCTTTGTATTCTTTAAAAGTCTGAGAGCATAA
- a CDS encoding mannosyltransferase, with product MQKFNFWFLAALALIFRLVFIVSLPELSQDYFRFIWDGRLIAEGWNPYEFIPDELISKAEFSISKPMELIKGMGSLSSGHYSNYGPLNQLMFAIAGWLSAQSILGAVVIFRIFIILADLGTLFFGRKLLKSIGLPEYQIFWYVLNPFIIIEMTGNLHFESVMVFFLIWSLYLLHQRKWFWSAVLFGLSISVKLLPLLLLPLLFKYFFKASTALSQTNAISEDENVTDKSHPERSRRIDGFKRLFLYYVVCISTVVVSFLPFYSAEVVSNFLSSVGLWFGKFEFNASIYYIIRWVGFQVKGYNIIETVGKILPIITILIILGLTFLRKYQNIQQLLKNMLFAVTAYLFLATTVHPWYLAIPLILSVFTEMKYVIAWSIVIMVSYYAYSNPDFQENLWLVAFEYLVVFGYMIRELFLKSGRIVKT from the coding sequence ATGCAGAAATTTAATTTCTGGTTTCTGGCAGCGCTGGCTTTAATTTTTAGATTGGTTTTTATTGTTTCCTTACCGGAACTGTCTCAGGATTATTTTCGCTTTATCTGGGATGGGAGGTTAATTGCTGAAGGTTGGAATCCGTATGAATTTATTCCTGATGAATTAATTAGTAAAGCGGAATTTAGCATTTCTAAGCCTATGGAACTAATAAAAGGAATGGGAAGTCTAAGTTCCGGCCATTATTCCAATTATGGGCCTTTAAATCAGTTGATGTTCGCGATTGCAGGTTGGCTTTCGGCTCAAAGTATTTTAGGAGCCGTTGTTATCTTCAGGATATTTATTATTCTTGCAGATCTTGGTACGCTGTTCTTCGGAAGAAAATTATTGAAATCAATTGGATTGCCAGAATATCAAATTTTCTGGTATGTTCTAAATCCATTTATTATTATTGAAATGACTGGGAACTTGCATTTCGAGTCTGTAATGGTTTTCTTTTTAATCTGGTCGCTGTATTTGTTACACCAGCGAAAATGGTTTTGGAGTGCTGTTCTATTCGGACTTTCCATATCTGTAAAATTACTGCCATTATTATTGTTGCCATTATTGTTCAAATATTTCTTTAAGGCTTCGACTGCGCTCAGCCAGACAAATGCTATAAGTGAAGATGAGAATGTTACAGATAAAAGTCATCCTGAGCGTAGTCGAAGGATAGACGGTTTCAAAAGGTTGTTTCTGTATTATGTTGTATGTATTTCAACTGTAGTTGTTTCATTTCTGCCATTTTATTCTGCGGAAGTAGTTTCAAATTTCCTTAGCAGTGTGGGATTATGGTTTGGGAAATTCGAATTCAATGCCAGCATCTATTATATTATAAGGTGGGTTGGGTTCCAGGTTAAGGGTTACAATATTATTGAAACCGTTGGAAAGATCTTACCAATTATTACCATTCTTATAATTCTAGGATTGACCTTTTTGAGGAAATATCAAAATATACAACAGCTTTTGAAAAATATGTTGTTTGCGGTAACCGCCTATTTATTTTTAGCAACTACGGTGCATCCATGGTATCTAGCTATTCCATTAATTCTTAGTGTGTTTACAGAGATGAAATATGTAATCGCATGGTCCATTGTAATTATGGTTAGTTATTACGCCTATTCTAATCCCGATTTCCAGGAGAATCTTTGGTTGGTTGCATTTGAATACCTGGTTGTATTTGGATATATGATTAGAGAGCTATTTTTAAAGTCAGGAAGGATTGTCAAAACTTAG
- a CDS encoding lipid-A-disaccharide synthase N-terminal domain-containing protein, producing MENWPIFTIGFLAQLLFSARLISQWFLSEKSQKVETPVLFWKLSLLASILLFIYGYLREDLAIMLGQFLIYGIYWRNLNLQGEWHNRNIFFKSLVIVFPIGITAYILFLGSLQWSDLYKSENITALLIALGIIGQIVYTSRFFYQWYHSEKTQESSLPMGFWVLSLIGSILLFTYGIFRDDPVLVAAHFFGGIIYVRDMYLLKKSGERTESIES from the coding sequence ATGGAAAACTGGCCCATATTTACTATTGGTTTTTTAGCGCAATTATTATTCTCTGCCAGGCTCATTTCACAGTGGTTTTTATCTGAAAAATCTCAGAAAGTAGAGACTCCGGTTCTTTTCTGGAAACTTAGCCTACTCGCCTCGATCCTTTTATTTATCTACGGGTATTTGCGGGAAGATCTGGCTATCATGCTTGGACAGTTTTTAATTTATGGTATTTACTGGCGAAACCTGAATTTACAAGGTGAATGGCATAACAGGAATATTTTTTTTAAATCTCTGGTCATCGTTTTTCCAATTGGTATTACCGCTTATATTTTATTTCTGGGCTCCTTACAATGGTCAGATCTTTATAAATCTGAAAATATCACGGCGCTGCTTATAGCATTGGGAATAATTGGCCAAATAGTTTATACCTCAAGATTTTTTTACCAGTGGTACCATTCTGAAAAGACTCAAGAATCTTCATTGCCAATGGGGTTTTGGGTACTAAGTCTTATAGGTTCTATTTTATTATTTACCTACGGAATTTTCAGAGATGACCCGGTTCTGGTGGCCGCCCATTTCTTTGGAGGTATTATCTATGTGCGAGATATGTACCTCTTGAAAAAATCTGGAGAACGAACGGAGAGCATTGAGTCCTAA
- a CDS encoding deoxyhypusine synthase family protein: MSKGQISQFIEKYYLHFNAAALVDAAKDYEKQLEGGSKMLVSLAGAMSTAEIGKIFAEMIRQDKVHIISCTGANLEEDVMNLVAHSHYKRVPNYRDLTPQDEWDLLEKGLNRVTDTCIPEEEAFRRIQEHIFKIWKDAEEKGERFFPHEFLHKLLLSGVMEEHYEIDLKDSWMYAAAEKNLPMVVPGWEDSTLGNIFASYVLKGELKASTMKSGIEYMTFLADWYTDNSKDGIGFFQIGGGIAGDFPICVVPMLYQDMERPDTPFWSYFCQISDSTTSYGSYSGAVPNEKITWGKLDIDTPKHIIESDATIVAPLVFAYLLDM; this comes from the coding sequence ATGAGTAAAGGACAGATATCTCAGTTTATTGAGAAATACTATTTACATTTTAATGCAGCGGCTCTTGTAGATGCTGCGAAAGATTACGAAAAACAGCTTGAAGGAGGTTCTAAAATGCTGGTTTCCCTGGCTGGCGCGATGAGTACAGCCGAAATTGGGAAAATCTTTGCTGAAATGATCCGCCAGGATAAGGTTCATATTATCTCCTGTACGGGTGCAAACTTGGAGGAGGACGTAATGAACCTTGTGGCCCATTCACATTATAAAAGAGTTCCAAATTATCGTGATCTTACTCCGCAAGATGAATGGGATTTACTGGAAAAAGGATTGAACCGCGTGACCGATACCTGTATTCCTGAAGAAGAAGCTTTTAGAAGAATTCAGGAGCATATTTTCAAGATCTGGAAAGATGCTGAAGAAAAAGGGGAACGTTTTTTTCCGCATGAATTTCTCCATAAGCTTTTATTAAGCGGCGTGATGGAAGAGCATTATGAAATAGACCTGAAAGATTCATGGATGTACGCTGCAGCTGAAAAAAACCTGCCAATGGTAGTTCCGGGTTGGGAAGATTCTACGCTTGGGAATATTTTCGCCTCTTATGTTTTAAAAGGTGAATTAAAAGCAAGCACCATGAAATCGGGTATTGAATATATGACTTTCCTTGCCGACTGGTATACTGATAATTCTAAGGACGGAATTGGATTCTTCCAGATTGGCGGTGGTATCGCAGGGGATTTCCCAATTTGTGTAGTGCCTATGTTATACCAGGATATGGAAAGACCAGATACTCCTTTCTGGAGTTACTTCTGCCAGATTTCAGATTCTACAACCAGTTACGGTTCCTATTCCGGAGCGGTTCCAAATGAGAAGATTACCTGGGGTAAATTAGACATCGATACTCCAAAACACATTATAGAAAGTGACGCAACCATCGTCGCTCCCTTAGTTTTTGCATATCTGCTGGATATGTAA